From a region of the Alnus glutinosa chromosome 1, dhAlnGlut1.1, whole genome shotgun sequence genome:
- the LOC133858717 gene encoding probable ascorbate-specific transmembrane electron transporter 1 — protein sequence MAPAPSTRSYQLIWATPFAIFAHLLAIAVTTLVLVLLLHFREGFAFKADNKQKIFNLHPFLMVIGLILIGGEAIMAYKTVPGERSTRRGVHLILHAIALTAGILGIYIIFKFHHETGTTDMQSSHSWLGIITISLYALQWVLGFFTYFFPRAEKTARATLLPWHTFVGMVIFLVAVVTAETGLALLIGSAPLNSEGYIMNFTGLLILLYAISVSLTVILPRRY from the exons ATGGCACCTGCTCCAAGTACTCGTAGCTACCAACTGATCTGGGCAACCCCGTTTGCGATTTTCGCACACTTGTTAGCCATAGCAGTGACAACACTTGTGCTTGTTCTCCTCCTACATTTTCGTGAAGGCTTTGCTTTCAAAGCCGACAACAAACAGAAGATTTTCAAT TTGCACCCGTTTCTAATGGTGATTGGGCTTATTTTAATTGGAGGAGAAG CTATCATGGCATACAAGACAGTCCCTGGTGAAAGGAGCACGCGAAGAGGGGTTCACCTGATATTGCATGCCATAGCTCTTACGGCTGGAATTTTGGggatttatatcatttttaaatttcaccATGAGACAGGAACCACGGATATGCAAAGCTCGCATTCCTGGCTGGGCATAATTACCATATCCTTGTACGCTTTGCAG TGGGTGTTGGGTTTCTTTACGTATTTCTTCCCGAGGGCAGAAAAGACAGCAAGAGCAACACTCCTTCCTTGGCACACATTTGTTGGGATGGTCATCTTCCTCGTGGCAGTAGTAACTGCTGAGACAGGGTTGGCTCTCTTGATCGGCTCTGCACCGCTCAACAGTGAAGGATACATAATGAACTTTACTGGGCTCTTGATCCTTCTATATGCAATCAGCGTTAGCCTCACTGTCATCCTTCCTCGACGTTATTAA